In Phyllopteryx taeniolatus isolate TA_2022b chromosome 22, UOR_Ptae_1.2, whole genome shotgun sequence, one DNA window encodes the following:
- the LOC133472198 gene encoding uncharacterized protein LOC133472198 isoform X3: MSLPVTCWDGKKIRWKFFSIIIIMKVVCNAALVSRRRLGAAVLPLLLIGYVCPGEAGPVSQSFSKVLRSPATYRAAEEVSLHAQHAETAEESNIRLNVPVNSDMDHMSICCLHANILDFYLNNILNHFDDQDPRMHQLHSDLGRVSFDLKERGCNVVHYRDHQHTVQFRNKLAKMEHGRGLNKAMSEVNILFAYLHDSCVSATH, from the exons ATGTCACTTCCGGTTACGTGctgggatggaaaaaaaattcgaTGGAAG tttttttccatcatcatcatcatgaaagTCGTCTGCAACGCCGCGCTCGTCTCCCGCCGCCGTCTTGGTGCCGCCGTGCTGCCGCTGCTCCTGATTGGCTACGTCTGTCCTGGGGAGGCGGGACCCGTCAGTCAGTCGTTCAGCAAAGTTTTGAGGAGTCCGGCGACCTATCGGGCTGCAGAGGAAGTCTCACTACAC GCTCAGCACGCTGAGACGGCAGAGGAGTCCAACATCAGACTGAACGTTCCGGTCAACAGCGATATG GACCACATGAGCATCTGCTGCCTGCACGCCAACATCCTGGACTTCTACCTGAACAACATCCTCAATCACTTTGACGACCAGGATCCCAGAATGCACCAGCTGCACTCCGACCTCGGCAGAGTCAGCTTTGACCTTAAGGAACGTGGATGT AACGTGGTGCACTACCGAGACCACCAGCACACTGTGCAGTTCCGCAATAAGCTGGCCAAG ATGGAACATGGGCGTGGCCTGAACAAGGCGATGAGCGAGGTGAACATTCTCTTTGCGTATCTGCACGACAGCTGCGTGAGCGCCACCCACTGA
- the LOC133472198 gene encoding uncharacterized protein LOC133472198 isoform X2: MIFNSYSLCFQLYFSLLLLSFRLKLFILLLYNLVMSLPVTCWDGKKIRWKFFSIIIIMKVVCNAALVSRRRLGAAVLPLLLIGYVCPGEAGPVSQSFSKVLRSPATYRAAEEVSLHAQHAETAEESNIRLNVPVNSDMDHMSICCLHANILDFYLNNILNHFDDQDPRMHQLHSDLGRVSFDLKERGCNVVHYRDHQHTVQFRNKLAKMEHGRGLNKAMSEIA, encoded by the exons ATGATCTTTAATTCTTATTCTTTATGCTTTCAGCTTTATTTTTCTCTACTTTTATTGTCGTTTCGACTTAAATtattcattcttcttctttacaaT CTCGTGATGTCACTTCCGGTTACGTGctgggatggaaaaaaaattcgaTGGAAG tttttttccatcatcatcatcatgaaagTCGTCTGCAACGCCGCGCTCGTCTCCCGCCGCCGTCTTGGTGCCGCCGTGCTGCCGCTGCTCCTGATTGGCTACGTCTGTCCTGGGGAGGCGGGACCCGTCAGTCAGTCGTTCAGCAAAGTTTTGAGGAGTCCGGCGACCTATCGGGCTGCAGAGGAAGTCTCACTACAC GCTCAGCACGCTGAGACGGCAGAGGAGTCCAACATCAGACTGAACGTTCCGGTCAACAGCGATATG GACCACATGAGCATCTGCTGCCTGCACGCCAACATCCTGGACTTCTACCTGAACAACATCCTCAATCACTTTGACGACCAGGATCCCAGAATGCACCAGCTGCACTCCGACCTCGGCAGAGTCAGCTTTGACCTTAAGGAACGTGGATGT AACGTGGTGCACTACCGAGACCACCAGCACACTGTGCAGTTCCGCAATAAGCTGGCCAAG ATGGAACATGGGCGTGGCCTGAACAAGGCGATGAGCGAG ATCGCATGA
- the LOC133472198 gene encoding uncharacterized protein LOC133472198 isoform X1 — translation MIFNSYSLCFQLYFSLLLLSFRLKLFILLLYNLVMSLPVTCWDGKKIRWKFFSIIIIMKVVCNAALVSRRRLGAAVLPLLLIGYVCPGEAGPVSQSFSKVLRSPATYRAAEEVSLHAQHAETAEESNIRLNVPVNSDMDHMSICCLHANILDFYLNNILNHFDDQDPRMHQLHSDLGRVSFDLKERGCNVVHYRDHQHTVQFRNKLAKMEHGRGLNKAMSEVNILFAYLHDSCVSATH, via the exons ATGATCTTTAATTCTTATTCTTTATGCTTTCAGCTTTATTTTTCTCTACTTTTATTGTCGTTTCGACTTAAATtattcattcttcttctttacaaT CTCGTGATGTCACTTCCGGTTACGTGctgggatggaaaaaaaattcgaTGGAAG tttttttccatcatcatcatcatgaaagTCGTCTGCAACGCCGCGCTCGTCTCCCGCCGCCGTCTTGGTGCCGCCGTGCTGCCGCTGCTCCTGATTGGCTACGTCTGTCCTGGGGAGGCGGGACCCGTCAGTCAGTCGTTCAGCAAAGTTTTGAGGAGTCCGGCGACCTATCGGGCTGCAGAGGAAGTCTCACTACAC GCTCAGCACGCTGAGACGGCAGAGGAGTCCAACATCAGACTGAACGTTCCGGTCAACAGCGATATG GACCACATGAGCATCTGCTGCCTGCACGCCAACATCCTGGACTTCTACCTGAACAACATCCTCAATCACTTTGACGACCAGGATCCCAGAATGCACCAGCTGCACTCCGACCTCGGCAGAGTCAGCTTTGACCTTAAGGAACGTGGATGT AACGTGGTGCACTACCGAGACCACCAGCACACTGTGCAGTTCCGCAATAAGCTGGCCAAG ATGGAACATGGGCGTGGCCTGAACAAGGCGATGAGCGAGGTGAACATTCTCTTTGCGTATCTGCACGACAGCTGCGTGAGCGCCACCCACTGA